One genomic region from Epinephelus fuscoguttatus linkage group LG8, E.fuscoguttatus.final_Chr_v1 encodes:
- the mrpl17 gene encoding 39S ribosomal protein L17, mitochondrial, with translation MRLTLQMLISHGRMARKMGLNPESRINMLRNILTGLVRHERIETTMARADEVRFYAEKLVDYAKKGDTDEKAMKMASFWLTEKDLVPKLFKVLAPRFENQTQGYTRMARLPSRQNLDKAKMAVLEYKGNPFPPLYPVRKDNALTLINQLLKGYREERAQQLAEKA, from the exons ATGCGCCTCACGTTGCAGATGTTGATCTCCCACGGCCGTATGGCCCGGAAGATGGGTCTGAACCCGGAGTCCAGAATCAACATGCTGCGGAACATCTTGACAGGACTGGTCCGACACGAGAGGATCGAGACCACGATGGCCCGAGCTGATGAAGTCCGCTTCTACGCCGAAAAG CTGGTCGATTACGCCAAAAAAGGAGACACTGATGAGAAGGCGATGAAAATGGCCAGTTTCTGGCTGACG GAGAAGGATCTTGTCCCAAAGCTCTTCAAGGTCCTCGCTCCACGGTTCGAGAATCAGACGCAAGGCTACACACGGATGGCACGCCTCCCCAGCAGACAGAACCTGGACAAAGCTAAAATGGCCGTCCTGGAGTACAAAGGCAACCCCTTCCCGCCGCTTTATCCTGTGAGAAAAGACAATGCACTGACACTCATCAACCAGCTGCTCAAAGgctacagagaggagagggcacAGCAGTTAGCTGAGAAGGCTTGA
- the LOC125893525 gene encoding trypsin-2-like translates to MRSLVFALLLGAVFATEDDKIVGGYECTPHSQPHQVSLNSGYHFCGGSLVNENWVVSAAHCFKSKMDVVLGDHNRWWLDGNEQIIAAELVIPHPNYESWLVNNDIMLIKLSEPATINEYVKPVALPTSCASAGITCTVSGWGVTMSSAADSNRLQCLEIPILSDEDCDMSYPGMITEAMFCAGYTEGGKDSCQGDSGGPVVCDGELQGVVSWGFGCAEKNHPGVYAKTCIFTDWLQSTMATY, encoded by the exons ATGAGGTCTCTGGTCTTCGCTCTGCTCCTCGGAGCTGTGT ttgccaCAGAAGATGACAAAATCGTCGGAGGGTATGAGTGCACTCCTCACTCCCAGCCCCATCAGGTGTCTCTGAACTCTGGCTACCACTTCTGTGGCGGCTCCCTGGTCAACGAGAACTGGGTGGTGTCTGCTGCTCACTGCTTCAAATC CAAAATGGACGTTGTCCTCGGTGACCACAACCGTTGGTGGCTGGACGGCAATGAACAGATCATTGCTGCTGAACTCGTGATCCCTCATCCCAACTACGAGTCCTGGCTAGTTAACAATGACATCATGCTGATCAAGCTGAGTGAACCCGCCACCATCAACGAATATGTTAAGCCTGTGGCTCTGCCCACCAGTTGTGCCTCCGCTGGCATCACATGCACAGTCTCTGGATGGGGTGTGACCATGAGCTCCG CTGCTGACAGTAACAGGCTGCAGTGCCTGGAAATCCCCATCCTGTCTGATGAGGACTGTGACATGTCCTACCCCGGCATGATCACTGAGGCCATGTTCTGTGCTGGATACACCGAGGGAGGCAAAGACTCCTGCCAG GGTGACTCTGGTGGTCCTGTTGTGTGTGATGGGGAGCTGCAGGGTGTTGTGTCCTGGGGCTTTGGGTGTGCAGAGAAGAATCACCCCGGCGTCTATGccaag ACTTGCATTTTCACAGACTGGCTGCAGAGCACCATGGCCACTTACTAA
- the LOC125893521 gene encoding trypsin-2, which yields MRSLVFVLLIGAAFATEDDKIVGGYECKPYSQPHQVSLNSGYHFCGGSLVNENWVVSAAHCYKSRVEVRLGEHNLRVTEGKEQFIRSSRVIRHPEYSSYNINNDIMLIKLSEPATLNQYVQPVALPTSCAPAGTMCKVSGWGNTMSSTADKNKLQCLDIPILSFEDCDNSYPGMITDAMFCAGYLEGGKDSCQGDSGGPVVCNGELQGVVSWGYGCAEKDHPGVYAKVCLFNDWLERTMAKY from the exons ATGAGGTCTCTGGTCTTCGTTCTGCTCATCGGAGCTGCTT TTGCCACGGAGGACGACAAGATCGTCGGAGGGTATGAGTGCAAGCCCTACTCCCAGCCCCATCAGGTGTCTCTGAACTCTGGCTACCACTTCTGTGGTGGCTCCCTGGTCAACGAGAACTGGGTGGTGTCTGCTGCTCACTGCTACAAGTC CCGCGTGGAGGTGCGTCTTGGAGAGCACAACCTCAGAGTCACCGAGGGCAAAGAGCAGTTCATCAGGTCCTCCCGTGTCATCCGCCACCCTGAGTACAGCTCCTACAACATCAACAATGACATCATGCTGATCAAGCTGAGCGAGCCCGCCACCCTCAACCAGTACGTGCAGCCTGTGGCTCTGCCCACCAGCTGTGCTCCTGCTGGCACCATGTGCAAAGTCTCCGGCTGGGGCAACACCATGAGCTCCA CTGCTGACAAGAACAAGCTGCAGTGCCTGGACATCCCCATCCTGTCCTTCGAGGACTGTGATAACTCCTACCCTGGCATGATCACTGATGCCATGTTCTGCGCTGGATACCTGGAGGGAGGCAAGGACTCTTGCCAG GGTGACTCTGGTGGCCCCGTCGTGTGCAACGGTGAGCTGCAGGGTGTTGTGTCCTGGGGCTACGGATGTGCTGAGAAGGACCACCCTGGTGTCTACGCCAAG GTCTGCCTCTTCAACGACTGGCTGGAGCGCACCATGGCCAAGTATTAA